ACTATGAAGACTGGTGCGATGATGACGATCATGATGATACGAGTGAAGAAGACAGCCATGACAATACAACTGAAGAAGACAGTCATGGCAAAATTAGTAAGAAAGACAGCCATGATGATACAAGTGAAGAAGACAGCCATGGTAAATCCAGGAAGAAGCGCAGCCATGATGATACAAGTGAGCAGGACAGCCATGACGATACAAGTGAAGAAGACAGCCATGATGATACAAGTGAGGAAGACAGCCATGGTAAATCCAGGAAGAAGCACAGCCATGGCAAATCCAGTAAGAAGGACAGTCATGACGATACAAGTGAGGAAGACAGCCATGATGATACAAGTGAGGAAGACAGCCATGGTAAATCCAGGAAGAAGCACAGCCATGGCAAATCCAGTAAGAAGGACAGTCATGACGATACAAGTGAGGAAGACAGCCATGATGATACAAGTGAGGAAGACAGCCATGATGATACAAGTGAAGAAGACAGACATGGTAAATCCAGGAAGAAGCACAGCCACGGCAAATCCAGTAAGAAGGACAGTCATGACGATACAAGTGAGGAAGACAGCCATGATGATACAAGTGAGGAAGACAGCCATGATGATACAAGTGAAGAAGACAGACATGGTAAATCCAGGAAGAAGCACAGCCATGGCAAATCCAGTAAGAAGGACAGTCATGACGATACAAGTGAGGAAGACAGCCATGGTAAATCCAGTAAGAAGGACAGCCATGACGATACAAGTGAGGAAGACAGTCATGACGATACAAGTGAGCAGGACAGTGAAGATGACGATGATGACGACCATGACACCAAGAAGACAGCTAGCATCTGCTTGAAGATAAATTGCCATTGTAATGCTATAcatacacataaatacacacacatgtacacatacCAACACACTGATACGAATGCAGATAAAGTTAGCCTGCTGTTATTCTTACTTATGTTCTGAGTGGAGATAAAAATGTCGAGGTGGGTTTTTTACATTACTTTAcaaattacattttacaaaagAGTGTAACTAGATAAAGGTGTTCATTTAGTACACCTATATTGGGGGAAAACTAGCCAGTAAGTACACATGCATTGCTGGGAAAGTTAGCACACATATATTATAAGTACACTAGTCAAAAAGCACATCTGTATTATAGTGACACGAGTTAGCACATCTGGTCAGTTAATATATCTACATCTCTAATGCACTGATCACTTAGAACATCCACACAGCAAGGACAATATATGGATTGGGTTTGCCATTAAGgtattttatttacacactTTTTGTACTTTAATATCCTACAGGAAAATCAAAGCCATTCACATCCTTTGAGTAGGTCTAAGGTTGAAAAATACTCTGCATTAGCTGATTACTTATGTTTGCTAGGTGCCTGACAGTGAGCTAGAATCTTAAGCCTGCTCCATCTGAGACCTTCATGTTTTCCCCACACCTCATCCAAAGCAAAGTTTTTAGCAACATTTAGAAAATAGCTCGGTCAGATTCACCTTTGCCAATGTATTGACATAAGAGCAGCCACATATTCAGTCACAAAGAATCTACAAAATGACCCTGACCAATAGTAGGATCAACTAAAACACACAATTTATAATTCCAGTTTGAAATTCTTAAattcacatttgttttttttgtttttgcagataATATGAAGTGGTGCAGTGCAACCTGCAATGACGCCTTCCCCTTTGTTTGTTCGAAAAGGATCTGAACTCGGACCAGGTGATGAAAAAACCAAGAGTCTTGACTATACGCACTACACGCGACAGCCCCACAAAATTTGTTTCTTACtgtctttggttttgttttaagtttttaaatGCAATCAATAGGTATTAAACACATCTTTTAGGGGtaatttttgttgttcaacTAGTTGTTTACTGAATTTGGTTCAGTTCTAGATATAAATCCAAATCATTTGTGCATGTGAACTTGGATCGTATTCTTCATAATCTATTTTTGTATAATCAAGCATGCTTCAATTAAtgtaattatattaaaaaaataaaataaaaacaaagcaacacaagtgaattgtgttttttgtcacaCAAAAGAAATCTGGTCCAACTAAACCTAATGTCTTTGAAAACCTACATTGTAGGGACATACATTGATCAGAAAATCTACACTCTGAGGACACTATTTGATTGACATACCTACATCATAGATACACTGATTACACCTATATTGTGTCAGAAAAAATCTTTTCATACAGTGATATGTTACCATATTTGTCGATTTGGTTAAGACACAAATATTTAAACGAAACTTAAAAATTTTTACATCTTTATTGTGGGGACCTGAATTTGTTCAAACAGCTACTTTGTATAGTCTCTTTTTGGGGACACCAACTGGGTAACACACCTAAAATATGGGGACATTAACATAGACATATTAAAAAGTTAAGAGTTCAGTTTTTACAACTACACTGTAGGGAGACTGATAGATTATCAAATGTACATCGTGGCAACATAGTCTTACCCTGTGTGAACATtatgtgaacacacacagatcagttACATTGCATAATTTCTTTTTGAGATTTTATACTGATCAATAAACATGTTCACAAACTCACTTTGTACAGTCTCTTTCTGGGGACGCAATTTGATTAACAAACCTACATTATGGGGACATTAACCTGTAAAAACTGATCAGTTTGAAAGCATCTAGGAAAACCATTCAGTTACCACACTAACATCATGGAGATATCAATTAATTCCCAAGCATACTCTGTGGGGATGCTGATCAGTCTCCCCCAACAGCTACTACAAAACCACCtgtttacaataataataactttaaaatAACTTAGATTtctatagcacctttcaagaaaCCCAACGATTCTTTACACAAGAGTATCTAGTGGTTAAAAAGGCTCGAggttaagttttgttttgttgaagaGGTGAGTTTTGAGAAGTTTCTTGAACGACTCCAGTGAGTCTTCCAAGAAAGGTATTGTGACTCTTATATGGGAGAGAGTTCCAGTTGGTGGGGGCTGCCACACTTTAGTACAAAGTAACAATGTACTAAAAACTAGGTTaaagaaaaaaggtttttaatACATACTTACTTTGTCTAACAGCACACATTTGTGCACGCGTGACTCTGTGTTGATTTTAGTGATTTCATAACATTGTACAATGTACCCTTTTGGACTTAAACAAATATCAGTTGTTTCAACATCCTAACTTCCAATCACTGCATGACTCACTGCAACTTCTTCGGGAAAACCGTAAAACTGTTCTCACTgtacattttctgcatttttctttctgactaatgaaaacaacaaaagtaaACAGGAACCAAGGAGAGCTGGGGACAGTTCCCAACATTGAACACTCTTCACACTTCAAAGAATACATTATATAATTTCTCCTCTTTAATATAATGTTTTTGATATTAAAGGACAGTTGAGTTAAGGCCACTGCGTTTCTAACCAATCTGCCACTCCTGAAACTAAGAATtgcaaatgttattttaaagcaATGATGCTTTTGCTGCTATCATAACATTGTTCTGAAAATGTTTCACTAGATagaaacagctttttaaaaacacacgtTACCACATCTTGTGGCATTCTGCCTTTCGGCCCCTTTGCCCTTTTGTTCATTGACATTCCCCAGACTTACCTGGTGTGGCAGTGACTAAGATTGGGTAAACTGTCCCAACAGTTACGGAACAGATCAATACAAGTGGGGGAGGACGCCTACGCATGTGCAGAGATGGAGGATAAATATGTGGTAAAATCAAATGTCtgggagagaaaaggcagttTGGACAGAGTGTGACAAGACTAACTTCATAAAGTACACCATGAAGATACTGCTGTTggtttatctgtgtgtgtatgtcgcCTGGGCACAGGACCTTGAGTTTGATAACGAAGAGGATGATGACTTGGTGAGTATGTGTCTAAAGTGGAAACGTTTTTATATCACAAATCTTTTTGATTAATTCCTTTGATGAAAGGACATAgtcaataaaatatattaaacttACTTTCATAGTGTATCAGTTAGTTTTTAAAAGAGTGTACACTGTGTAAAGATCTATGTTTAAAATTTCAGCTATGTTATTACCAAAATAGCTACCTGTCTATCTGTTGTGttataaaatacatttcttcACAAATTGGGTCTATTTTTACTGAGAAATGCTAGACTTGATAAAAATGcattgcttgttttgttttatttttatttatgtatttattttggttGGGTTTATCTTTTATTCGCTTTGCACATATTAGAACTTCTCAACTCTAATTCTCAATGGACAAATGATGCTAAAACATAGATtacacataatttaaaaaaaataagatctACGTTAGGAGCTAAATTTGTTTGGGAGAAattgaaacatgtttttgaaattatttttactttttcaaaaGTTAAATACAGTTCTTACCAAATTTGTCTGACCACCACCAAATGTTTTGAGGTTTTATACCAGTTCTGCCCTAAATTAAGAGTAGTAGTACTGGTAATTACCAGAATCATTTTTTATGCTTATCATATGATTAATCCACCAGTATGCGTAAAATCTCTAATCAAAATTGCGTTGTTAATGCTAAGATATATTTTTTGGAAAACAACATTGTTGATAGTAATATTGATATCCATGAGTTTTGCAATTTACTGctttagaaaacaaaatataaggCACACTATTATTTTATGATCAAGATGACAAGTTACATTTATATACTTACAGTACTGAAAAGAGAGCACTCTATTTGCCATAAAAAGAATGGCATAAACAAGTTTTTGAtgtatttataaaatatttgttcTTCCTCATTTTTGTGACGTGGTCTAATAAATgcagccttttttaaaaatgatttaattaaCCCAGATCTGTAacaatttgaaataaataatcatatatgtttatggcatacattgtttctttaattttaatattttggttGTCCAGCATGGTTTTATAGTATTCTCACTGCCACAATTTGATTTGAAATGTGtctttaaaacaacatttatgAAATGAGAGGAAATTTGTTACTCACAGCAGTTTCTTAAAATCTTCCACAGGCAACACCGGACTCAAATGGAACAGCTGTAGATGCTCGTGGTCACCGCCCACTACAAAGGGGCAGGGAGACCTTCACTGGAAACAGATATGCCCCTCCTCGTGTCAGCGGTGGTAGCAggtagagcttttttttttaataaatgaaataaaaacaatgaaaagaaacaaaatctaATGCAGCCATCTTTATGATATAGATGAAATGTAATTAAATCTTACAGTATAAAATTGGCAATAAAatttcattaataataaaattttGTGAAATACAGCAAAGTGGTGTGATGTGGTCTGCGGTGCCACTGTAGGGGGGGCGGacgaataaatacaaataacaaataatcgctggtatatttgtgtgtgttttgtgttttttaaattatttttttcattaaggTATCGTGGGCGCCCTACTTCTGCTCCAATTGGTGGCCGACAGATCCAGGAGAAAGTTGAGCAGCCCGAGGCAGGAGGATGTACACATGCTTCAGAGgagatggtaaaaaaaaaaaaagataatagtAACACACATACAATTAAATACAGGCCATTGGTCTTAGATGATGTCAGGACCAGAATACTTTCCaagaggaaattatgtggtcaCAGTTGCTCCAGTACAGTAAGAAAAGTTGCTAACTAAACACAATTGATACACAATATATTGCGTAGttacaaaatgtaacaaaatagGTTTAATGGATACAAATAGCTCTAATATAAATATCCCAGTATATTGCACAACTATATAGACATTAAGGTGCCCTTATTATTTTACTGTCATACTGTACTTTGATATTTTCTCTGTAggtggtaaatggcctgcatttgtatagcgctttactcagtccctaaggacctcaaagcgctttacactacattcagtcattcacacactggtgaagctacattgtagccacagctgtcctggggcgcactgacagaggcgaggctgccggacactggcgccaccgggccctctgaccaccaccagtaggcaaacatgcccaaggatatttggcatgcagcaaggaggcagcctgggatcgaaacaccgaccttctgattagtggctgacctgctctgccacctgaacTACAGTAGATAGCAACTATTTGGTCCAACTAGTTACTATAATGAAAAGtgaaatgaaaagtaaaaagtgCAAATTTTAGTGTTCAGTTTATTATGaatgtacaaataaaatgcaaagtcTGCCACAATTAGTTGATCAATGTTTGCAGTtcgtcttccatgcaaactatgggATAACCACAGAAAGAAAGCACCATATGCCTATTTGTGACCAGGTTCACCTAGCTGAAAACTAGCAGTTTTCATCAAAACTCTACCAACTGTCCAAAGAATGCACAATTGGTCTGTGTGACTGGGGTGTTCTTGGGAAACTTTTAATTGCTGATGTTAACTGTAGATTTTTTATTGCCTTTAAGTTACATCAATAAGCTACTTTGAAGTCAGAAAATTAGAACAAAGTCAAAGAACATGTATTTTAGTGACTCAAGATAAGTTAGCTtaacttgttttgcttttgtccaTCAGGGTGTTTTGTGTCCCACTGGCTGCGATCTAAAGACCACGTTGCTGAAGCAAGAGAGAAATGTCAAGAGGGTAAATCAAACTTATGCAATCATTTAAAGGGCGGTAGTTGTCATCTTTGAGATCTTTCCAAGCAAACATTAGCAAAAATGTTTGCTGCTATGATTAGCAGAATAAGGTTTGGTTTGGATATGAGTTTAAACAAACTATTGGAAATCATTTACTTTGTGAAAAGACTAAGTTCAACctcctgtattttttttaattttttgcaaCTGTTTTACACAGAGCATTAATGAACTCAAGCCTCAGGTGAATGATTTGTCCCGGTCCTCCAACACTGTCTTCAACTACGTCAATGGCATTTCCAACTCGCTGAGGGAGAGGCAAAGAGTATCTAACGGTGcgaaagaaatttgcaatataacactgaaaatgtaaaaaaaacccaaagattATTTATAACTATGAcctaattaaattaatttgtacttacattacaaTATATTAATTATAACTAATTGCCAGTAATTCTGCGAGTGTACaagttaataaataaaaaaatacaatgaaatacAGTGAATCAAATctaattaaatacaaaatttttagaAAGGAAGCAAAAAAAGTTTCTATGGTAACAATTAAACACTATTGGTTTATAATAGTTGTTTCATTAAAAACGCCTGCCTTAAAATAAtatctgaaaatgtgaaatgctgaacatgttttttctgtttccttgtGCTCTTAGACAACAGTAGGGTAGTTAGTCAGTACACCGACCGAGTGGAGGAACAGCACGCCTACATCAAAGAGATAGTGGATACTGTGTTCCCTTCCAATATCAGAGTATTGCAGGTAAATACAAAGTGGCATAGTAGTATACATATAATAGTATAATTATAATGATACAGTGTGTCTTTCAAGTTTAGGAACCATGTAGACTTTATATGATagaaaatgtgaacaaaaacAGTACAATCAGCCTTGTTCTAATTTATAACATGTCATGACTCCAGGGGGTCCTGGACAAGATCAAGCTGAAGATACAGAAGCTGGAGAAGGCCATCCAGGCCC
The sequence above is a segment of the Oreochromis aureus strain Israel breed Guangdong linkage group 3, ZZ_aureus, whole genome shotgun sequence genome. Coding sequences within it:
- the LOC120438923 gene encoding protein starmaker-like produces the protein MITVKMLAVSLTLCTVLAISQAAPINSTVSWDKGHCYYERMNCSNRIGSFCPMCDGDGNFLPRQCWGSTGYCWCVDIMSGKKIPNTTTPPGTPPVNCMMGDSDCPDGWSRFGDRCFNYISTPKTWTEAQIFCQFDGGNLASIHSYEENHFVQSLTRGDTDNFPETWAGATSAVHPGFWMWIDGSKFYYEDWCDDDDHDDTSEEDSHDNTTEEDSHGKISKKDSHDDTSEEDSHGKSRKKRSHDDTSEQDSHDDTSEEDSHDDTSEEDSHGKSRKKHSHGKSSKKDSHDDTSEEDSHDDTSEEDSHGKSRKKHSHGKSSKKDSHDDTSEEDSHDDTSEEDSHDDTSEEDRHGKSRKKHSHGKSSKKDSHDDTSEEDSHDDTSEEDSHDDTSEEDRHGKSRKKHSHGKSSKKDSHDDTSEEDSHGKSSKKDSHDDTSEEDSHDDTSEQDSEDDDDDDHDTKKTASICLKINCHYNMKWCSATCNDAFPFVCSKRI